The genomic stretch GAAGCAGCGGTGGCGGTCACGCAAAGGGGGGAGAATGGAGTCGGTGTGGACGGCGGTGTTAGTGGCTCAGGATAGGAAGGGAAAGGCCGGTGGAGGGCGGCGCCAGCTTTGGAAAATAGCGGTGGGGCGACGTGGAGGCCTTGGGTAGGGCAGGGAAGGTGGCGCATGCCTTATCCGTCCGTAAGCGGAGGGCGGCTGTTCGCTGGGGCTAGGCGACGTCCGCTGCCGCCTCGCGAGAAAAAAAACAAACCTTCAGAAAATACAAAAAATCAAATGAGCTCCTAATGTTACAGACATACCCTCTTTAAAACGACTTCTTCGACATTTTGCAGGATCAAATTCAATATCTCAAACATTTCAAAGCTATCTACAAAAGTAGGTAGTAAAATTGGGAAGCAACCTAAAAATCCCAATTTTTATATGCAATGGcagatctgatccttggaaacctgGAAGCAAATGTGATGAACAAGCCACTTCTATCCCCAGTTGGTGTTTGTTTGCACAAGCATGCCTTTCAATAACATGGGAAGAAGTTTGTTGGATCTGAAAAAGAAGAGTGAAACCTTGCCTAGTATTTGTACAGGAACAACATCTAAATTTCCACAGATAACATGTGAGACTTGAGGGAGGAGATCACAGCTTTATTACTTTTGAACTTCCAACCCTAActaaccaccaccaccaccagcaGCTCCCTTGAAGATGAGAAAGTTGAGAGTTTCCAGGCAGAAGTAGATGAAGGTGCCCCTTGTGTGGGTGAAGAAACAACCAAAGTTGGAACCCACCACGCACTGCCATCCAGGTCCATAACTTAGATCAAACTCCTGGCAGATCAACCATCACAAATCcagaagaggaaaagaaaaaggtcaaCAACCGATCTAAGTTCACTAGAGAGTGAAAGAGAGACAGAACCTTCTTGATGTGAGCAGCTATGCTCTTGCAGTCAAGAACATCAAAGAGGTCAAGAGCTACAGAGGCACAAGACATGGCTTGCAGCTGCATCTTCAGTGGCATATCTGTGTCCTGGATCATTGCCTTTCCTTCCAACATTCTGCCTTTTTTTTCTCGTTTTTCTTTCTAAAAATGAGTGATCCGGAGGAGAAGGCTAATAAGCGGCTCATGGATGGAGGTGTCCGGGgatttcttatttttttccttcCTTTTCTGAGATGTCTTCTTTCTCTTTCCTACGTACACTTTACAGGAACCCAGCACCAATGCATCCAGAGACCACCCCAGATAAACAGAAGCATTCATTCCCAGAATCAAGTTCAAGAGCTCTGAGGTGCCACGAGCAGTCCTCGCCACATGGCACTAACTGTAAAGATAAGACGCCGTTTAATTCTGTCTTCCTCTGCAAGATAATATTGTTAATTTCTACAATTAGGGTTTAGCATTCTATgacaatcaaattaattgatttttttaaacaaatggaATAGACAAAAGTTTAACGATAAAATCGAGCAAATCTAATaatataaaatcaattaatttaataatcaattgaattattATCAATAATTGAATAGTATGTGGACAGTCAATTATACTGATTGattgttaaatttattatattgggTTTGTAGatcgattttaaaaaaataaaattttaaattaatggatcgattcaatcaattatgtcaatttaattaaaattttgttcaCCCAAACCTACAACAGCTAAACTTTACGGCATGAGAATTTGGAGAAAGCGAGGATCCATGTGAACCGCAGTAATGACAATAATTATTTGATAAAAGAAATATTCATGTTGTTTCGCAGATAGACCAGATAGACCAGACGTGACGAGAATGTTTGGAGTAtggtggtaaaagatgaatatattTATCTTCAACGTTCTCGTCAATATGTCCCAGGAGAATGTTTGGAATATGCACTTTGGTAATGAGCAATGACAGCTTCGTTTAGACTGGCGAACAAGATATTGCATACCCAATCTTAACTGAAGGCCGCCAACTAAGCCATATTCAGTCCAGATGGAGAGAGTACAAGAGTGGGGAGGGTAATAGGAATCAGATTTGGTTAATCCCAAAATTCATCTCGTCAAAAAAACCTGAATTCGGGCCCACCCATCTAATTTTTCAACTCATCCAAGCAAGATTCCGCTCAAAATCCAATGGATCCATAATGAATTGGACCTGTCAACccgttaaatttaaaaaaatatataattcaataataaattaatattattatatattttatattatataatataaattattattattattattattattattaaatacgATGCAGGTTTGGGGTACTTTTATTGAAATCTATAACTCATCTCGTAATTCATTTGACCAGGTTTAAATTCGTCCTGAACAGGTCGAATTTAATACAAAGTCAGATTTAAATCAATCTCATTGTCATCTCTATACACGAGCATTCATATTAGATTTTctatccaaaatttaaaatttaaaatttaaaataaaaaaattagtttattAAATTTACATATTCAATTTTAACTACATGATATATTAACTTTCCTATAATTTTTcctatctttattttttattattatttttctctcttttctatataatatctattttttattatctaatttatgttctttatttatttcttttctaaattaaatgatattttaatatttatagaaTAAATTTTATTCCCTCGAAGtactaaaatttaaatatgaagaatagataaatggatataattttttttcatatataatataaaatttaagataaattttatgttttaaaaaaataatatggaTGCTAATGAATAATTCAACGCTTAGGGATTCGCTTGTTTCATAGCGGCGTGGATGAGCTTGTTTCCACCAGATCTCATGGTGGGGCAAATTGCTAGCCTCATGCAGCTATTTGGATGACAAATTATAGTGTAGTGGATTCATGGATTCACTCACAAGATATATGAAAGAGCAATTCCATTTCCCCTCATTTTCTAAAACCACAAAAGGAGATGCATGAACCTTAGAATCAAAAGTGCCCTAATTATCTTCATCTAATCGTGGATGCCGGATCAATTCAATAAaaccttttaaattttaaaggccATATTTTTTACTAGAAAATCACAATCAAGTCATATCTGTCCTCATGAGtgccaaatttaaaaatatatatttgttatCGAGAACATGTAATTCCTAAATTTCATTTAGAATCTTTTCGAAGGATCTAAacatctttttatatttttagtaatttctattttgataatattttagaTATTTATGAATTAAGATTTATCTATATAAGTATTATATGCAGCTGTTAGATGGATGATCCTCTATTTTTAATGAAGTTTCCTTTTTTGGTAAAACTTACGATGGGGTTCTCTTTGATTTTCCGGTGATTTCTGTTCTTATCTTCTCAAATTTTCCTTTTCGTCAGTTCGTAGGATAATTGTTATCTTGATCGGCGTCAGTTGGTATCAAAGTATGTCAGATCCAATAAATGGTCGTCGTGGTCGTAATAACAGTCAGGTTTCAATTGAATAAGCCAAGCATCATGGTTATAACGTTCATGACATAATGACAATTGAGGATTTAAATAGGCAAGTTACAAATTTAACCTACCGTCTAGCGAGGCGAGATTTCGAAGATCGTGAGAACTCATATCGTGGATCTGAGTCTATCTTCGAGAATTCATATCACCAGTAGACTACAACACACTAGTAATGTTGTGGTCGAGAGGAATCTTATAGAGACCTCAATTTTTGGGTTGATCTGTCCAAATTTCTTGGTATGTTTCAAGCAGAGGGCTTCGTTGATTGGATCAATAAAGTGAAATGGATCTTGTTGGTCTATTGGTgaccgactagagggggtgaagaATCTGCACAGTAAAAACAAACTCTTTTCGACTTTATAGCTAtattaacataaacacttgtacaaaagaaaactaatcaaaAAAGGAAGAGGCTCAGAAAATTTAtttagttacaaccggggaggttgttaatccaaaaaaGATGAAAAACTCACTAAACAAtttcctttaggcggagaagcctcttacaacagttgaagcactcaattacaaaacaagactaaagaataatcaattacaagtgttgttctgaactTCTGGGACTAgggatgtatttatagccctagtcggAGCACCTAGAAAGGGCCCAGGCACTTGGagagggataaacttttatctccGTCGCAACGGGGCGCGCCATGTCGCGTTTGGATTAAATTCTtggttcgagcgcccggaagggttccgggcgctcggaccgtgCAGATAAGGCTCCCCCTGGGCAAGGCGCCCAGAGGCACCCAGTTgatccgggtgcctggaaccaAATGTCAACCTCAGTTGACTTTTTGATTCATGTCTTTAGCTCTGGTTCCACTCGTATTGGTCCGGGTTTTCCGCTCcggttccactcgcttgggtgatttcggccatccggaataggactcacctgaacccaacttctggccttctcgagcaaactttcactctgacttctcgtccctcggagaaCGTCGCGcgtctccttctcatccgcccgccTACTCTTTCACAGCCCCTTGTACCTCAAATGCACCGAGTCCGTTGGCTCtcttccgtgtcgtccttctcgctagctgcgtctttcactcgacttcctgtactcctaagttcctacacacttagacacagaggttaaataccaacaggacctaacctgacttggttaatcacatcaaaattaccttagggtactaacaatctcctcctttttgatgtgaacaatccaagttaagttaggataaaataAACATAAACAACTAATaacaagttaaat from Zingiber officinale cultivar Zhangliang chromosome 5B, Zo_v1.1, whole genome shotgun sequence encodes the following:
- the LOC121985748 gene encoding dynein light chain LC6, flagellar outer arm-like isoform X2, which translates into the protein MLEGKAMIQDTDMPLKMQLQAMSCASVALDLFDVLDCKSIAAHIKKCVVGSNFGCFFTHTRGTFIYFCLETLNFLIFKGAAGGGGG
- the LOC121985748 gene encoding dynein light chain LC6, flagellar outer arm-like isoform X1 produces the protein MLEGKAMIQDTDMPLKMQLQAMSCASVALDLFDVLDCKSIAAHIKKEFDLSYGPGWQCVVGSNFGCFFTHTRGTFIYFCLETLNFLIFKGAAGGGGG